A region from the Schistocerca serialis cubense isolate TAMUIC-IGC-003099 chromosome 1, iqSchSeri2.2, whole genome shotgun sequence genome encodes:
- the LOC126474585 gene encoding zinc finger HIT domain-containing protein 3-like has product MTIVCNVCELGKSKYKCLDCLISYCSLDCRKNHKSLTTCKPVTYRHTDELKDVLKYHELKEMLIATDKFKHPSQAILAAMIERMFVEFADICLKIVEPPAERKIYLYTRNVFSPRNSCMHCIKFFP; this is encoded by the exons ATGACAATTGTTTGCAACGTATGCGAGCTTGGAAAATCGAAATATAAGTGTCTGGATTGTCTGATTTCTTATTGTTCTCTTGACTGCAGGAAGAATCACAAATCTTTAACAACATGTAAGCCTGTAACATACAGACATACAG ATGAACTTAAAGATGTTTTAAAATACCACGAATTGAAAGAGATGTTAATAGCAACTGATAAATTTAAACATCCTTCACAAGCAATTCTGGCAGCAATGATCGAACGTATGTTTGTCGAATTTGCTGACATTTGCCTGAAAATTGTTGAGCCTCCAGCAGAAAGAAAAATCTATTTGTATACTCGGAATGTCTTTTCTCCACGTAACAGTTGTATGCACTGCATTAAGTTCTTTCCTTGA